A region from the Chloroflexota bacterium genome encodes:
- a CDS encoding glutaredoxin family protein, translating to MNVEHVPGKNVGRTMLYALSTCPWCQKTKKLLNELGVEYYYIDVDYLDGAEKEKVMNDVKKWNPACSFPTLVLNDKKCIAGFKENEIREALKLKK from the coding sequence ATGAATGTAGAACATGTCCCGGGTAAGAATGTGGGGCGTACGATGTTGTATGCCTTGAGTACCTGCCCCTGGTGTCAGAAGACCAAGAAATTACTGAACGAACTGGGCGTGGAGTATTACTATATAGACGTTGACTATCTGGACGGCGCTGAGAAAGAGAAGGTTATGAACGATGTCAAGAAATGGAACCCTGCTTGTTCTTTCCCGACCCTGGTGCTGAATGACAAAAAGTGCATCGCTGGCTTCAAAGAAAATGAGATCAGAGAAGCCTTGAAGTTGAAGAAATGA
- a CDS encoding Rieske (2Fe-2S) protein → MSSGIVGFIKSLLGICETKPLSQDQWSLEGDKVRVKLSQKPDVIVKGGGAYLKGQGLKQPILVVRTDDDKYLAFSDRCPHAHRKIDPMPGKGMLRCCSFNHSTFDYEGKSLSGPAKESLARYTVEMDKGDLLVKL, encoded by the coding sequence ATGTCCAGTGGTATTGTTGGTTTTATCAAGTCTCTACTGGGAATCTGTGAGACAAAACCGCTGAGTCAAGATCAGTGGAGCCTTGAGGGAGACAAGGTACGGGTGAAGCTCAGCCAGAAGCCGGATGTCATTGTCAAAGGAGGAGGTGCTTACCTTAAAGGCCAGGGGCTAAAGCAGCCGATCCTTGTGGTCAGGACTGATGATGACAAATATCTTGCCTTCAGTGACCGCTGTCCTCATGCTCATCGGAAGATCGACCCCATGCCAGGGAAGGGTATGCTCCGCTGCTGCAGCTTCAACCATTCCACCTTTGATTACGAAGGGAAGAGTCTCAGTGGCCCGGCCAAAGAGTCGTTGGCGCGCTATACCGTGGAGATGGACAAGGGTGATCTTCTAGTCAAACTGTAA
- a CDS encoding 3-oxoacid CoA-transferase subunit B: MEEKFRLDRQTMALRVAREFQDGDHVNLGIGIPVLASNYVPAGREVVFHSENGVLGFGEVHTAGEGDPDFVNAGGQPVSIIPGTSFFAHDESFSIVRGGHLDISVMGGLQVSEKGDLANWLVPERQIGTIGGAMDLAVGAKRLIIAMNHVTKDNHPRIVKKCTYQLTAVECVDLIVTDIAVIEVTKKGLVLKEVAPGWTPEEVQKLTEPKLIVAPDCRDVEL, from the coding sequence ATGGAGGAGAAGTTCAGACTTGATAGACAAACGATGGCCCTTCGCGTGGCCAGGGAATTCCAGGACGGCGATCATGTCAATCTGGGGATAGGTATCCCTGTTCTGGCGTCGAACTATGTTCCTGCGGGGAGAGAGGTGGTGTTTCACAGTGAGAACGGCGTGCTTGGTTTTGGCGAGGTACACACCGCAGGGGAGGGAGATCCTGATTTTGTGAATGCCGGTGGCCAGCCGGTATCGATCATTCCAGGGACGAGCTTCTTTGCCCATGATGAGTCATTCTCTATTGTCAGGGGTGGGCATCTGGACATCAGCGTTATGGGAGGACTTCAGGTCTCGGAGAAGGGCGATCTGGCCAACTGGTTGGTACCGGAGAGGCAGATCGGCACCATTGGCGGTGCTATGGACCTGGCTGTAGGAGCCAAGAGGCTTATCATTGCCATGAATCATGTTACCAAGGACAATCACCCCAGGATAGTGAAGAAGTGCACCTACCAACTGACAGCCGTAGAGTGTGTTGACCTTATCGTAACGGACATTGCTGTCATTGAGGTGACAAAGAAGGGACTTGTTCTCAAAGAAGTGGCCCCGGGGTGGACGCCTGAGGAAGTGCAGAAGCTGACCGAGCCTAAACTCATTGTCGCTCCTGACTGCCGCGACGTTGAGCTGTGA
- a CDS encoding ferredoxin:glutaredoxin reductase → MNSQVAINPDEVDRLYQRLRSEAESGGYHLNPDVEFAKDLVKGLLVNEKRYGYQACPCRLSAGLKEEDLDIICPCDYRDTDVSEYDACYUGLYVSQAVVNGQKTVGSIPERRPPPEQKKKPKPAPVQGGLGALPLPVWRCKVCGYLCARDGPPEVCPICKAKKDRFERFI, encoded by the coding sequence ATGAATAGCCAGGTGGCAATAAACCCGGACGAAGTCGACAGGCTTTACCAGAGGCTCAGAAGCGAAGCTGAGTCGGGGGGGTACCATCTCAACCCCGATGTAGAGTTTGCCAAAGATCTGGTGAAGGGGTTGCTGGTCAACGAGAAAAGGTATGGGTACCAGGCCTGCCCCTGCAGGTTGTCTGCCGGGCTGAAGGAAGAGGACCTTGATATCATCTGCCCCTGCGATTACAGAGACACTGATGTCAGCGAGTATGATGCGTGCTATTGAGGCCTCTATGTCTCGCAGGCCGTCGTGAACGGTCAAAAGACGGTGGGAAGCATACCGGAACGTCGCCCACCGCCTGAACAGAAGAAGAAGCCGAAACCCGCGCCGGTTCAGGGTGGCCTGGGGGCGCTCCCTTTGCCGGTGTGGAGATGTAAGGTCTGTGGCTATCTGTGTGCCCGGGATGGGCCACCTGAGGTATGCCCGATATGTAAGGCCAAAAAAGACCGCTTCGAGCGCTTCATTTAA
- a CDS encoding zinc ribbon domain-containing protein: MFCWKCGAENKEGSNYCSKCGAYLSSGRTKPEMVVSQISVAYPEAEDLHLKIRAGGCRFKIKPGDGMEWVSGTYEYPSGMRATKIDRKGGTVKLTQEHDVGDLGGYFSGVPQFELTLGKTRPYMLTLEIGASESSFDLGGLPINHLVIKQGAGKVDFDFSAPNPQAMTSLNLTAGAVNMEMKNLANANFSDMIVDGGAASYKFDFGGVLQRNAQVKITAGVSSVEIHVPSSTSARIVSKTTLGGLDIGDGFTKKEGAFSTEAALARKDPILAIFASVTLGSLILRTK, translated from the coding sequence ATGTTTTGTTGGAAGTGCGGTGCAGAAAACAAAGAGGGAAGCAACTATTGTAGCAAGTGCGGTGCGTATCTATCTTCCGGGCGCACTAAACCGGAGATGGTTGTCAGCCAGATTAGCGTAGCCTATCCGGAAGCGGAGGATCTGCACCTGAAGATTCGTGCCGGGGGCTGCCGGTTCAAAATCAAACCTGGCGATGGCATGGAGTGGGTTTCCGGCACCTATGAGTACCCTTCCGGCATGAGGGCAACGAAGATTGACCGAAAAGGAGGGACAGTCAAGCTTACCCAGGAACATGATGTGGGTGACCTGGGAGGCTATTTCAGTGGTGTCCCCCAGTTTGAGCTGACGCTTGGGAAAACCAGGCCCTACATGCTGACGCTCGAGATTGGGGCCAGTGAGAGCAGCTTCGATCTGGGAGGTCTGCCCATAAACCATCTGGTCATCAAGCAAGGCGCTGGGAAGGTTGACTTCGATTTCTCCGCACCGAATCCACAGGCCATGACGTCACTCAATCTCACTGCTGGAGCCGTCAACATGGAGATGAAGAACCTGGCCAATGCTAACTTCAGCGACATGATTGTTGATGGTGGAGCAGCCTCTTACAAGTTTGACTTCGGCGGCGTACTGCAGCGCAACGCACAGGTGAAGATCACCGCTGGCGTGTCCTCGGTGGAGATTCACGTCCCTTCCTCCACTTCCGCAAGGATTGTCTCTAAGACGACTTTGGGTGGCCTGGATATAGGAGATGGCTTCACAAAGAAAGAAGGGGCTTTCTCTACTGAGGCTGCTCTGGCGCGCAAAGACCCTATCCTGGCAATATTCGCCAGTGTTACGCTGGGGTCTCTAATCCTGCGGACGAAGTGA
- a CDS encoding 3-oxoacid CoA-transferase subunit A: MPINKIVSSFDEAVADIPDGATIMIGGFGTVASCPTCLLEALARKGIKNLTTVSNTTGFGSDVWKLLGYKFSEDMDILVRNGQIKKSIVAAPVSTIYQNTFEKLLRAGKVEVEMVPQGTLAERIRATRAGLGGVYVPTGVGTVVEQGKEKKVIDGRTYLLELPIKADFALIKAHKADRWGNLVYRRTSRTFNATMAGAARVTVAEVDEIVELGELDPEVIVTPGIYVDRVVVRPKEIKVDDKPISQEALESNRRMKERGSS, translated from the coding sequence AAGCTTCGATGAGGCTGTGGCCGATATCCCGGATGGCGCAACGATCATGATAGGCGGCTTCGGCACAGTAGCCAGTTGTCCCACGTGTCTGCTGGAGGCTCTGGCTCGTAAAGGGATAAAGAATCTTACCACGGTGTCCAACACGACCGGCTTTGGCTCGGACGTATGGAAGCTTTTGGGCTACAAGTTCTCTGAGGACATGGATATTCTGGTCAGGAATGGCCAGATAAAGAAGTCCATTGTAGCCGCACCCGTGAGCACTATCTACCAGAATACCTTCGAGAAACTGCTCCGGGCAGGGAAGGTGGAGGTAGAGATGGTTCCCCAGGGAACCCTGGCAGAGCGGATCAGGGCAACCAGAGCGGGGCTTGGAGGTGTCTACGTACCGACTGGCGTTGGCACGGTTGTGGAGCAGGGGAAGGAGAAGAAGGTTATTGATGGCCGTACTTACCTGTTGGAGTTGCCCATCAAGGCAGATTTTGCCCTGATAAAGGCGCACAAGGCGGACCGCTGGGGCAACCTGGTTTACAGGAGGACGTCAAGGACATTCAATGCTACCATGGCCGGGGCAGCCAGGGTGACCGTTGCTGAAGTAGATGAGATTGTAGAACTGGGCGAACTGGACCCTGAGGTCATTGTCACCCCGGGGATATATGTGGACAGAGTGGTAGTGCGGCCCAAGGAGATCAAGGTTGATGACAAGCCCATCAGCCAGGAAGCCCTGGAGTCTAACAGGAGAATGAAGGAGAGAGGGAGCAGCTAA